The nucleotide sequence AAGGTCATTGCAACGGTAAACGGTACAGATATCAGCTCTGAATTTCTTGAAAGGGAGATGACCGCGTTTGAATTGATGTCCTCCCAGCAGGGGAAAGAAATCAAATCCGGATCCCAGGATAAAATCGCACATAAAATTCTGGAAAAGGAAATTGATGAAGAGTTGATCTACCAACAAGCGCGACTGGCGGGTGTCCAGGTTCCTTCAGAAATAATTTTAAAGGAAATTAAAAATATAGAGAGCCAGTTTCCAAGCCCCGGATTGTTTGACAGAGCCCTCGCCATGCAACACCTGACACGCGGGAAACTGCGGGAAAAAATTGAACGACAATTGGTGGCGGAAAAGTATTTGCGTCAGGTACTGGTCCCTAAAATTAAAGTGGATGAACTTTCCCCGGAAAAGTATTATGAGAACAATAAAGATACTTTTATGAAACCAAAAATGTATGACGTCAGCCACATTTTTGTGAGCACTTTAGACCCGTCCTCACAGGGCAATGCCGGTGACCCCGCCATGCAAGAGAAGGCTCAACGGATTCTGGACGGGATCAACAAAGGCGCCAGTGATAAAATCAATACCGTTCTGCAAAAGTTGAAGAAAGGCGAAGACTTCGGCAAACTGGCAAAAGAATTTTCGGAGGATGAAGGCACAAGTGACAAGGGCGGAAGCCTGGGAACGCTGCTTCCTCAAAC is from Nitrospinota bacterium and encodes:
- a CDS encoding peptidylprolyl isomerase — its product is MALPLLTAILLQAPTLAADTPKEPFKINGKPVPKVIATVNGTDISSEFLEREMTAFELMSSQQGKEIKSGSQDKIAHKILEKEIDEELIYQQARLAGVQVPSEIILKEIKNIESQFPSPGLFDRALAMQHLTRGKLREKIERQLVAEKYLRQVLVPKIKVDELSPEKYYENNKDTFMKPKMYDVSHIFVSTLDPSSQGNAGDPAMQEKAQRILDGINKGASDKINTVLQKLKKGEDFGKLAKEFSEDEGTSDKGGSLGTLLPQTTIPEIAGEMERLALGEASGVIKSSFGYHIIKLNNIVPSELAPYEQVKADILNLLLVQETEKLKEELLTDFKKTAKIKRFIK